In 'Nostoc azollae' 0708, the following are encoded in one genomic region:
- a CDS encoding glutamyl-tRNA reductase encodes MNIAVVGLSHKTAPVEVREKLSIPEPQTEGVIAHLLSYPHIDEVAILSTCNRLEIYIVSNQITQGLQEVTQFLAEHSKLPVISLRKHLFMLMHTDSVMHIMRVSAGLDSLVLGEGQILAQVKNTHKLGQQFNGIKTILNRLFKQALTSGKRVRTETSIGTGAVSISSAAVELAQIKVENLAPYRVAILGAGKMSRLLVQHLISKGATQISIVNRSRERAEELAKQFPEQPIQIHLLPEMMSVVAHYDLVFTSTSATEPILDRAKLEMILDPKHSLMLFDISVPRNVDADVNDLANVQVFNVDDLKAVVAQNYESRRKMAQEAEKILDEEVEAFDVWWRSLETVSTISSLRNKIESIREQELEKALSRLGSEFGEKHQEVIEALTRGIVNKILHDPMVQLRAQQDVEARRNCMQTLQMLFNLDTGEQFS; translated from the coding sequence ATGAATATTGCAGTGGTGGGGTTAAGCCATAAAACAGCCCCTGTAGAAGTTAGAGAAAAACTCAGTATTCCTGAACCCCAAACCGAAGGTGTGATCGCTCATCTCCTCAGCTATCCTCATATTGATGAAGTCGCTATCCTCAGCACCTGTAACCGTTTGGAAATCTACATTGTCAGTAATCAAATTACCCAAGGTCTTCAGGAAGTTACTCAGTTTCTGGCAGAACATAGTAAATTACCTGTCATATCTCTGCGAAAACACCTGTTTATGTTGATGCATACCGATTCGGTAATGCATATTATGCGGGTGTCTGCTGGGTTAGATAGTCTTGTCTTAGGTGAAGGTCAAATTCTGGCTCAGGTGAAAAATACTCACAAACTGGGACAGCAATTTAACGGTATAAAAACAATTTTGAATCGCTTATTTAAACAGGCGCTGACATCAGGTAAACGGGTTCGCACTGAAACTAGTATCGGTACTGGTGCAGTCTCCATTAGTTCAGCCGCTGTAGAATTAGCCCAGATAAAAGTAGAAAATTTAGCTCCTTACCGTGTAGCTATTCTGGGGGCAGGGAAAATGTCCCGGCTACTTGTACAACACCTCATTTCTAAAGGTGCAACTCAAATTAGTATTGTTAATCGTTCCCGTGAACGTGCGGAAGAATTAGCAAAGCAGTTCCCAGAACAACCTATTCAAATTCATTTGCTGCCGGAAATGATGTCAGTGGTTGCCCATTATGATTTAGTGTTTACAAGCACTTCTGCAACTGAACCAATTCTTGACCGCGCTAAATTAGAAATGATTTTAGACCCTAAGCATTCACTAATGTTATTTGACATTTCTGTACCTCGTAACGTGGATGCAGATGTGAATGATTTGGCAAATGTGCAAGTATTTAATGTGGATGATTTGAAGGCAGTTGTGGCACAAAATTATGAAAGCCGCCGTAAAATGGCACAGGAAGCTGAAAAAATTCTAGATGAAGAAGTAGAAGCTTTTGATGTGTGGTGGCGTAGTTTAGAAACTGTATCTACTATTAGTTCTTTGCGGAATAAAATCGAAAGCATCCGGGAACAGGAACTAGAAAAAGCTTTATCTCGCTTGGGTTCAGAATTTGGTGAAAAACACCAAGAAGTGATTGAGGCTTTAACAAGAGGAATAGTTAATAAAATCTTACATGACCCAATGGTACAATTACGGGCACAACAGGATGTTGAGGCTAGACGTAACTGTATGCAGACTCTGCAAATGTTATTTAACTTAGATACAGGTGAGCAGTTTAGCTGA
- the grxD gene encoding Grx4 family monothiol glutaredoxin, translated as MTPEIKEKIDNLVQQNKIMVFMKGNKLMPQCGFSNNVVQILNTLGVPFETFDVLSDSEIRQGIKEYSEWPTIPQVYINGEFVGGSDILIEMYQKGELQQTVEVALAS; from the coding sequence ATGACCCCAGAAATCAAAGAGAAAATTGATAACTTGGTACAACAAAACAAGATTATGGTTTTCATGAAGGGAAACAAGTTGATGCCTCAATGTGGTTTCTCTAACAATGTTGTCCAAATTCTCAATACATTGGGAGTTCCTTTTGAGACATTCGATGTTCTCTCTGACTCTGAAATTCGTCAAGGAATCAAAGAATATTCCGAGTGGCCAACAATTCCCCAAGTTTACATTAATGGTGAATTTGTTGGCGGTTCTGATATTTTGATTGAAATGTATCAAAAAGGTGAATTGCAGCAAACAGTGGAAGTAGCACTAGCTTCCTAA
- a CDS encoding ABC transporter ATP-binding protein, with protein sequence MVNNIESPQLPLLAATGLCKSFGGIQAVKDANIEVAKGSITGLIGPNGAGKTTLFNLLSNFIHPDKGRVTFDGEPIHNLQPYQVAQQGLIRTFQVARTLSRLSVLENVLLAAQKQTGENFWQVQFQPHVVAKEEKQLKERAMFLLEFVGLEKKANDYAGGLSGGQRKLLEMGRALMTNPKLILLDEPAAGVNPRLIDDICDRILKWNCEAGLTFLIIEHNMHVIMSLCDRVWVLAEGQNLAVGTPTEIQRNTKVLEAYLGQ encoded by the coding sequence ATGGTAAATAATATCGAATCTCCCCAACTTCCCCTATTAGCTGCTACTGGACTTTGTAAAAGTTTTGGTGGTATTCAAGCTGTTAAAGATGCCAATATAGAAGTTGCTAAAGGTAGCATTACAGGTTTAATAGGTCCTAATGGTGCTGGTAAAACTACTTTATTTAATTTACTTTCTAATTTCATTCACCCAGATAAGGGAAGGGTGACTTTTGATGGTGAACCTATTCATAATCTACAACCATACCAAGTTGCCCAACAAGGTTTAATCCGCACCTTTCAAGTAGCGCGGACTCTTTCGCGGTTATCGGTGTTAGAAAATGTGTTATTAGCAGCACAAAAACAAACTGGTGAAAACTTTTGGCAAGTTCAGTTTCAACCTCATGTTGTTGCAAAAGAAGAGAAACAACTTAAAGAAAGGGCAATGTTTTTGTTAGAATTTGTAGGGTTGGAAAAAAAAGCAAATGACTATGCTGGTGGTTTATCTGGTGGACAGCGCAAACTATTAGAAATGGGAAGGGCTTTGATGACTAATCCTAAGTTAATTTTATTAGATGAACCTGCTGCGGGGGTGAATCCGAGATTGATTGATGATATTTGCGATCGCATTCTCAAGTGGAATTGTGAAGCCGGACTAACTTTTTTAATTATTGAACACAATATGCATGTGATTATGTCCCTGTGCGATCGGGTTTGGGTTCTGGCTGAAGGGCAAAATTTAGCCGTTGGTACTCCTACAGAAATTCAACGTAATACCAAAGTTTTAGAGGCTTATTTAGGTCAATAA
- a CDS encoding lysophospholipid acyltransferase family protein yields the protein MMEFYSASTKPQSQITNTLVNPKVACSTSRVSPWLTPLAYLLGRNIVLPLFFGDIHITGQENIPTSGPIILAPTHRSRWDSLLLPYATGRCVTGRDMRFMVTSSECKGVQGWFVRRMGGFPVDTQRPAIATLRHTVELMVEGEMLVIYPEGGIYRDGKVHALKSGISRLALSAASVHPGLEIKILTVGINYSQPYPNWGTDVNIHIGKPIKVTDYISGCLKKEAKRLTADLTNQLQQLSHQGLEVKSHAFAEIPNS from the coding sequence ATGATGGAATTTTACTCTGCTTCTACCAAACCTCAATCCCAAATCACAAATACATTAGTCAATCCCAAGGTGGCTTGTAGTACCTCACGCGTTTCTCCTTGGTTAACTCCTTTGGCGTATCTTTTAGGACGTAACATAGTTTTACCTTTATTCTTTGGTGACATTCACATCACTGGACAAGAGAATATACCCACCAGTGGTCCAATTATTCTTGCACCTACCCACCGTTCTCGTTGGGATTCTTTGCTCCTACCCTACGCTACGGGTCGTTGTGTGACTGGTCGAGATATGCGATTTATGGTGACAAGTAGTGAATGTAAAGGGGTACAAGGTTGGTTTGTCAGGCGAATGGGGGGTTTTCCTGTTGATACTCAACGTCCGGCGATCGCAACTTTACGTCATACAGTGGAGTTAATGGTAGAGGGAGAAATGTTGGTTATTTATCCAGAAGGCGGTATTTATCGGGATGGAAAAGTTCACGCTTTAAAGTCGGGAATTTCTCGTTTAGCCTTAAGTGCTGCATCTGTTCACCCAGGTTTAGAAATCAAAATTTTAACAGTAGGCATCAATTACAGCCAACCTTATCCTAATTGGGGAACTGATGTAAACATTCACATTGGTAAACCTATAAAAGTTACAGATTACATCAGCGGTTGTTTAAAAAAAGAAGCTAAACGTCTGACAGCAGATTTAACAAATCAGTTGCAACAATTAAGCCATCAAGGTTTAGAAGTAAAGTCTCATGCTTTCGCAGAAATACCAAATTCTTGA
- a CDS encoding DUF6761 family protein: MLQDTQTIRYYQRLTDAFVELWNRGYRMDDMRMYLDGYLAALGQSNAIEPYLIHRLEEEASRYLYDVSNFAIIQAEPERQHGYY; the protein is encoded by the coding sequence ATGCTCCAAGACACACAAACCATCCGTTATTACCAAAGACTTACTGACGCCTTCGTCGAGTTATGGAATCGCGGTTATCGTATGGATGATATGCGGATGTATTTGGATGGGTATCTAGCCGCACTGGGACAAAGTAACGCCATTGAGCCTTATCTGATTCATCGTTTAGAAGAGGAAGCAAGCCGCTACTTGTACGACGTATCAAACTTTGCCATCATACAAGCAGAACCAGAACGACAGCACGGCTACTACTAA
- the tadA gene encoding tRNA adenosine(34) deaminase TadA yields the protein MTNHQSLITNHQEYLKHQKWMNHALELAQVAGDAGEVPVGAVIVDAADNLIATGENRKERDQDPTGHAEIMAIRAASQSLQNWRLDKYTLYVTLEPCPMCAGAIVHARLATLVYGVDDTKTGAIRTVINIPNSPASNHPLQVVGGILESACRHQLQTWFTTKRQQ from the coding sequence ATGACCAATCACCAATCACTAATCACCAATCACCAAGAATACCTAAAACATCAAAAATGGATGAATCACGCGCTTGAATTAGCACAGGTGGCGGGTGATGCTGGAGAAGTTCCTGTAGGTGCCGTGATTGTTGATGCTGCGGATAATTTAATCGCCACAGGGGAAAATCGCAAAGAACGCGACCAAGACCCAACAGGACACGCAGAAATTATGGCGATTCGGGCTGCTAGTCAATCTCTACAAAATTGGCGTTTGGATAAATATACCCTTTACGTAACTCTAGAACCTTGTCCAATGTGTGCTGGTGCAATAGTCCATGCACGTTTAGCGACGCTTGTCTATGGAGTAGACGATACCAAAACTGGCGCAATTCGTACTGTTATCAACATACCTAATAGCCCTGCCTCTAATCACCCCTTGCAAGTGGTAGGAGGTATTCTAGAATCAGCTTGTCGTCATCAATTACAGACTTGGTTTACTACTAAACGCCAACAGTAA
- the glpX gene encoding class II fructose-bisphosphatase has protein sequence MENTLGLEIIEVVEQAAIASSKWMGKGEKNTADEVAVEAMRERMNKIHMRGRIVIGEGERDEAPMLYIGEEVGICTQPDAQNFCNPNELVEIDIAVDPCEGTNLVAYGQNGSMAVLAISEKGGLFAAPDFYMKKLAAPAAARGHVDINKSATENLKILSECLNRAVEELVVVVMDRPRHKELIQEIRTAGARVRLISDGDVSAAISCAFAGTNIHALMGIGAAPEGVISAAALRCLGGHFQGQLIYDPEVVQTGLIGESREGNLARLQEMGITDGDRVYNSDELASGETVLFAACGITPGTLMDGVRFFHGGARTQSLVISNQSKTARFVDTVHLFEEPKVIQLR, from the coding sequence GTGGAAAATACACTTGGGTTAGAGATTATTGAGGTAGTAGAGCAAGCAGCGATCGCCTCCTCAAAGTGGATGGGTAAAGGTGAAAAGAACACTGCTGACGAAGTAGCAGTGGAAGCTATGCGGGAACGGATGAACAAAATCCACATGCGTGGTCGTATCGTCATCGGCGAAGGCGAACGCGACGAAGCTCCCATGCTTTACATTGGTGAAGAAGTCGGTATCTGTACCCAACCAGATGCTCAAAATTTCTGTAACCCTAATGAATTAGTAGAAATTGACATTGCTGTTGACCCTTGCGAAGGTACTAACCTTGTGGCCTATGGTCAAAATGGCTCAATGGCAGTTTTGGCAATTTCCGAAAAAGGTGGTTTATTTGCTGCTCCTGACTTCTACATGAAGAAGCTCGCAGCACCAGCAGCTGCTAGAGGTCATGTAGATATCAACAAGTCTGCAACAGAAAACCTCAAAATTCTTTCTGAGTGCCTAAACCGTGCTGTTGAAGAATTGGTAGTGGTAGTGATGGATCGTCCCCGTCACAAAGAACTAATTCAAGAAATTCGCACCGCTGGTGCAAGAGTAAGACTGATTAGCGATGGTGACGTTTCTGCAGCTATCTCTTGTGCTTTTGCTGGTACTAATATCCATGCGTTAATGGGTATCGGTGCTGCCCCAGAAGGTGTAATTTCAGCTGCGGCTTTACGTTGCTTGGGTGGGCACTTCCAAGGACAATTGATCTACGATCCAGAAGTCGTACAAACAGGTTTAATTGGCGAAAGCAGAGAAGGTAATCTTGCCCGTTTGCAAGAAATGGGTATTACTGACGGAGACCGAGTTTACAACTCTGATGAATTAGCTTCTGGTGAAACAGTGCTATTCGCTGCTTGCGGTATCACTCCCGGAACTCTAATGGATGGTGTGCGTTTCTTCCACGGTGGTGCTAGAACCCAAAGCTTGGTTATTTCCAACCAATCTAAAACTGCTCGCTTTGTAGATACAGTTCACTTGTTTGAAGAACCCAAGGTTATTCAACTCCGGTAG
- a CDS encoding MFS transporter — MIVIAKSEEEQSENTGEEKKASGKWLSILGISIGVFIFALDVYIVNLALPIMVESLHTNFATIQWVVLSYLLASAIFVLSAAKLGDMWSKKQLYIMGLIVFTLSSLLCGLAPNVGFLIAFRALQGLGAAFISGLGTAMIVEVFPAKERGLGLGIRAGVFGLGIMLGPTVGGLLITLGDWPLIFLINVPIGIIACLIVAYLVPPTAIDFTKPSFDVIGTLILTVTLTCFTLGITLLQSEGFGYNTALTLLIVSAISFACFLVAEARLAEPMLDLRIFRSLEFSLGLSLRFLGNFVMAGVILMLPFFLKLVKQYPTEQAGLLLAVPPIIIVLTAPIAGILSDRFGSRIISLIGLVLMAIGCLVVSTFDTQLTVVSYILGIIPYGLGVGMFQSPNNSAIMGAAPKHSLGIASGLLSLSRILGQTAGVPLVGAVFSSVTVTNANLTINIDVTNAPIESLVFGTQITFRVVAALLLISTMLAVSLWQLEKNSWILSYSITNKKSP, encoded by the coding sequence ATGATAGTAATAGCAAAAAGCGAAGAAGAGCAGTCTGAAAATACAGGAGAAGAAAAAAAAGCATCTGGCAAATGGTTGTCAATACTAGGTATAAGTATAGGTGTATTCATTTTTGCACTAGATGTTTATATAGTTAATTTAGCTCTGCCTATTATGGTGGAATCACTGCACACTAACTTTGCAACTATTCAATGGGTAGTTTTAAGTTATCTATTAGCGAGCGCAATTTTTGTTCTGAGTGCAGCAAAATTAGGAGATATGTGGAGCAAAAAGCAGCTTTACATTATGGGACTCATAGTTTTTACCCTCAGTTCCCTCTTGTGTGGACTTGCACCAAATGTCGGTTTTTTAATAGCCTTTCGCGCCCTTCAAGGACTGGGAGCAGCATTTATTTCAGGACTGGGAACTGCAATGATTGTAGAAGTATTTCCAGCAAAGGAGAGAGGACTGGGCTTAGGTATTAGAGCCGGAGTATTTGGACTAGGAATTATGTTAGGACCAACCGTAGGAGGACTACTAATTACTTTAGGAGACTGGCCTTTAATATTTTTAATTAATGTACCAATTGGCATTATTGCTTGTTTAATTGTTGCTTATCTTGTACCGCCTACAGCAATTGATTTCACCAAACCAAGTTTTGATGTCATTGGTACATTAATTCTTACCGTAACTTTGACTTGTTTTACACTTGGCATCACCTTATTACAAAGTGAAGGATTTGGTTATAATACAGCCCTGACTTTACTAATTGTATCTGCCATCAGCTTTGCTTGTTTTTTAGTAGCAGAAGCACGGTTAGCAGAACCAATGCTAGATTTGAGAATCTTTCGATCTCTAGAGTTTAGCCTTGGTTTATCGCTGAGGTTTTTAGGAAACTTCGTGATGGCAGGAGTTATATTGATGCTGCCTTTTTTCTTGAAACTGGTTAAACAGTATCCCACTGAACAAGCAGGTTTATTGTTAGCAGTACCACCAATTATTATTGTATTGACAGCACCGATTGCAGGGATACTTTCTGACCGATTTGGGTCACGTATTATTAGCTTAATTGGACTGGTATTAATGGCGATTGGGTGCTTAGTAGTCAGCACTTTTGATACTCAATTAACTGTAGTCAGTTATATTCTAGGAATCATTCCCTATGGCTTAGGGGTAGGAATGTTTCAATCTCCCAATAATAGCGCCATTATGGGGGCTGCACCAAAACATAGCTTAGGTATTGCTTCAGGTTTGTTGTCTTTATCGAGAATTTTGGGACAAACAGCAGGTGTTCCACTAGTAGGGGCTGTATTTTCTTCTGTGACTGTCACAAATGCTAATTTGACCATTAATATTGACGTTACTAATGCACCTATTGAATCCTTAGTTTTTGGTACACAAATTACCTTTCGTGTTGTTGCTGCTTTGTTGTTAATATCTACAATGCTTGCCGTTAGTTTATGGCAGCTAGAAAAAAATAGTTGGATATTATCATACTCCATTACCAATAAAAAAAGCCCTTGA
- the grxC gene encoding glutaredoxin 3 → MVNLLNSLLGRHPERNKANVEIYTCQTCSYCIRAKVLLKWKGVKFTEYKIDGNQTARANMAERTNGPRSVPQIFINNQHIGGCDDLYALDIKGQLDPLLIQE, encoded by the coding sequence ATGGTAAACCTGCTTAACTCACTTTTAGGTCGTCACCCAGAGCGTAACAAAGCTAACGTAGAAATTTACACCTGCCAAACCTGTTCTTATTGCATCCGAGCCAAAGTGCTGCTGAAATGGAAGGGTGTAAAATTCACCGAATACAAAATTGACGGCAATCAAACAGCAAGAGCAAACATGGCAGAACGCACCAACGGTCCCCGCAGCGTCCCCCAAATCTTTATAAATAATCAGCATATCGGCGGTTGTGATGACCTGTACGCCCTGGATATAAAAGGTCAACTAGATCCGCTTTTAATTCAAGAATAG
- a CDS encoding BolA family protein translates to MITPQQVEEMIKAELPDAQVQVQDLTGGGDHYQVTVVSSQFAGKGLVKQHQLVYVALQQAMSTEAIHALALKTSTPEA, encoded by the coding sequence ATGATTACTCCGCAGCAAGTTGAGGAAATGATCAAGGCGGAACTGCCAGACGCACAAGTTCAGGTGCAAGACTTGACTGGAGGCGGTGATCACTATCAGGTAACAGTAGTTTCATCGCAGTTTGCAGGGAAGGGACTGGTAAAACAACACCAGTTAGTATATGTTGCGTTGCAACAAGCTATGTCTACTGAAGCGATTCATGCCTTAGCTCTCAAAACTTCCACTCCCGAAGCTTGA
- a CDS encoding transposase family protein yields MPTFEVLGFHFGIWKTEAKDTFHYWLEILRDIFPPSLLKQLEKHDSDYAMAIELLTKFHLIVDSMEQP; encoded by the coding sequence ATGCCAACATTTGAGGTTTTAGGTTTCCATTTCGGTATATGGAAAACGGAAGCAAAGGACACATTTCATTACTGGCTAGAGATATTACGAGATATTTTCCCTCCTAGTCTCCTTAAACAGCTCGAAAAACATGATAGCGATTATGCCATGGCGATAGAACTATTGACGAAGTTTCACTTAATAGTGGACAGCATGGAACAGCCATGA
- a CDS encoding homocitrate synthase/isopropylmalate synthase family protein: MIQILDSTLREGEQTPGVYFSPKTKLVIAQFLDRIGIDIIEVGNPAVDTEIALAINQIANAGLKAKIGAHSLCKIDSVQKALDCDVDFLGIFFSVSPQRLYRDYNICLERAIDKIVEVISYARTQKSDLLIRYTPEDTVRSPIENVIAAAKAAVQAGANIISIADTTGYTNPFHPQRSIYFYVKTVKEELGKEGLYPQIEVHCHNDKGLALANVLDAYRAGADIIDVAVMGLGERAGIVDLAELLINLIDMDEEGNFWQLNYLKDLYDFVSEQSHISIPPHQAVTGKYAFTHYAGVHVKAVAKDERLYQSLNPQILGIKSSVALGMQSGCAAVELAIKQIGREDLARNKDLITKILKEIKEISKRGTPIDIEKELPEIIERCTIKQLMTKMISG; the protein is encoded by the coding sequence ATGATTCAAATTCTTGATTCTACCTTAAGAGAAGGTGAACAAACTCCAGGTGTTTATTTTTCTCCCAAAACTAAGTTAGTAATTGCCCAGTTTTTAGATCGCATAGGAATTGATATTATTGAAGTTGGTAATCCCGCTGTAGACACCGAAATTGCATTAGCTATAAACCAAATTGCCAATGCGGGACTTAAAGCTAAAATTGGCGCTCATTCCCTTTGTAAAATAGATAGTGTACAGAAAGCTCTCGATTGTGACGTAGATTTTTTAGGGATATTTTTTAGTGTTTCCCCGCAAAGATTGTATCGTGACTATAACATCTGTTTAGAGCGAGCTATAGATAAAATTGTCGAAGTCATATCTTATGCTAGAACGCAAAAAAGTGATTTATTAATTCGCTATACACCAGAAGATACTGTGCGCTCACCTATAGAAAATGTAATTGCAGCAGCAAAGGCAGCAGTACAGGCAGGAGCGAATATTATTAGTATTGCTGATACTACTGGATATACAAATCCTTTTCATCCCCAGCGGAGTATTTATTTTTATGTAAAAACTGTGAAAGAAGAACTAGGAAAAGAAGGGTTATATCCACAAATAGAGGTGCATTGTCATAATGATAAAGGGTTGGCTTTAGCAAATGTGCTAGATGCCTATAGAGCAGGTGCGGATATTATTGATGTTGCTGTGATGGGATTAGGTGAAAGAGCAGGAATTGTTGATTTAGCTGAATTATTAATAAATTTAATAGATATGGATGAGGAAGGAAATTTTTGGCAACTTAACTATTTAAAAGATCTATACGATTTTGTCAGTGAACAGTCTCATATCTCGATTCCTCCGCATCAAGCTGTAACAGGTAAATATGCCTTTACCCACTATGCAGGTGTTCACGTTAAAGCTGTAGCAAAAGATGAGAGGCTCTATCAAAGTTTAAATCCACAAATTCTAGGGATAAAAAGTAGCGTAGCTTTAGGTATGCAGTCGGGATGCGCTGCTGTGGAACTAGCTATTAAACAGATTGGTAGGGAAGATTTGGCTAGAAACAAAGATTTAATAACTAAAATTCTCAAAGAGATTAAAGAAATTTCTAAAAGAGGAACACCAATCGACATTGAAAAAGAACTGCCAGAGATCATAGAACGTTGTACTATTAAACAACTTATGACTAAGATGATTTCAGGTTAA